A stretch of Ipomoea triloba cultivar NCNSP0323 chromosome 13, ASM357664v1 DNA encodes these proteins:
- the LOC116002033 gene encoding uncharacterized protein LOC116002033: protein MACVALTSLIETIEIEFIGQTARVSLSLHDRAGIKSFLENLSSLQALLQMKSSGDGDGDALKLRDLEMEIKDFSLKAEDDIELQLSNILLAHQHREKAAACHQLLHQTLQEAAKNATELLESLKMGSATVALTILIKKIEYYFWQHFPTVYGCDGTAMTMSYFSHKLSTLRGCLMQERNSNSSDAAIKILETKITNFALKTEDDLQMQQKNFLLTKHTVHQEKASQKLHHTLQEATESVQELLSIIKSRSSNEVDDDDEANQTQLSNTWLKHASAANVESDGFTSHGFLKPEGRMVGRHHDCTVIKNQLFSGGSAQINIISIVGMVGIGKTTTTPKRLFRGG from the coding sequence ATGGCTTGTGTTGCTTTAACTTCTCTCATTGAAACCATTGAGATTGAGTTTATTGGGCAAACAGCAAGGGTAAGCCTGTCTCTCCATGATCGAGCAGGAATCAAGTCTTTCCTTGAAAACCTTTCTTCTTTGCAAGCCCTTCTCCAGATGAAATCcagtggtgatggtgatggtgatgcaCTCAAACTCAGAGATCTAGAAATGGAAATCAAAGACTTTTCACTCAAAGCTGAAGACGACATTGAACTACAGCTTAGCAACATCCTTCTCGCTCATCAACACAGAGAAAAAGCTGCAGCTTGCCATCAACTCCTCCATCAAACTTTGCAAGAAGCTGCAAAAAATGCAACAGAGCTGTTGGAGTCATTAAAAATGGGTAGTGCTACTGTTGCTTTAACTATTCTCATCAAAAAAATTGAGTATTACTTTTGGCAACACTTCCCAACGGTGTATGGTTGTGATGGAACAGCAATGACAATGTCATATTTCTCACACAAACTTTCTACCCTGCGAGGCTGCTTAATGCAGGAGAGGAATTCCAATAGTTCTGATGCTGCAATCAAAATATTGGAAACAAAAATCACAAACTTTGCACTCAAAACTGAAGATGACCTCCAAATGCAACAAAAAAACTTCCTTCTAACCAAACACACCGTACATCAAGAAAAAGCTTCCCAGAAACTCCATCACACCTTGCAAGAAGCAACAGAAAGCGTACAAGAGTTGTTGAGCATAATCAAAAGTAGAAGCAGCaatgaagttgatgatgatgatgaggcaAATCAAACTCAACTATCAAATACTTGGTTAAAACATGCTAGCGCTGCGAATGTTGAGTCTGATGGATTCACCTCGCATGGCTTTCTAAAGCCTGAGGGCAGAATGGTTGGTCGTCACCATGATTGTACAGTCATAAAGAACCAACTCTTTTCTGGCGGTTCTgcacaaataaatataatctcAATTGTTGGAATGGTGGGTATTGGAAAGACgaccactacaccaaaaaggttatttagaggcggttaa